Proteins encoded within one genomic window of Fibrobacter sp.:
- the xseA gene encoding exodeoxyribonuclease VII large subunit encodes MKALKHRLDETPAVWVHGVITQINEKAKIVYLSIADFEEGNVSPLATIPLYCFSAKFNALRAKTESCATPFALKEQLKVSFLIKADLYIPYGKLQAQVLDIDPVYTVGELALTKSAILKRLALEGLIDKNKQLDLAQIPIRIGLITGEGTAAYNDFTTKLKDSPFHFKVMTAYAKMQGADTEPSVLAALEQLSKVDDLDVVCIIRGGGSKTDLNFFDSEALCRAVANYPIPVFTGIGHEIDKSLLDEVAYQSCITPTDTAKRLIDRVADSWANMQQRASEIAIAAKDSLVQENRNLAAMGTSLQQLVTGRIQSEKTKLTVCTSNLKRDLHYVLRDENARLDRDTEGLRQGTRKILDLAKSTFNLYETKVKAADPATALARGYSLTLDANGKFIRNASQLKSGDRLTTRFKDGEVSSVVQ; translated from the coding sequence ATGAAAGCTTTAAAGCACAGGCTGGACGAAACTCCGGCCGTGTGGGTTCATGGGGTCATTACCCAGATTAATGAAAAGGCCAAGATTGTTTACCTGAGCATAGCGGATTTTGAAGAAGGTAACGTTTCTCCCCTAGCAACGATTCCGTTGTACTGCTTCAGCGCAAAATTCAACGCCCTTCGTGCAAAGACCGAAAGTTGCGCAACGCCTTTTGCATTAAAGGAACAGCTCAAGGTCAGCTTTCTGATCAAAGCAGACCTGTACATTCCCTATGGAAAATTGCAGGCCCAGGTTCTTGATATCGACCCGGTTTACACTGTTGGCGAACTGGCTCTTACCAAAAGCGCCATCTTAAAGCGACTGGCCCTGGAAGGACTGATTGATAAGAACAAGCAGCTGGATTTGGCACAGATTCCCATCCGCATCGGACTTATAACCGGCGAAGGAACTGCAGCCTACAACGATTTTACAACCAAGCTGAAAGATTCCCCCTTCCACTTCAAGGTCATGACCGCCTACGCAAAGATGCAAGGGGCCGACACAGAGCCCTCCGTTCTTGCAGCCCTGGAGCAACTGTCCAAGGTAGACGACCTCGACGTAGTCTGCATCATCCGCGGTGGCGGTTCAAAGACCGACCTGAATTTCTTTGACAGCGAAGCCCTGTGCAGGGCTGTGGCCAACTATCCCATTCCCGTATTCACCGGAATCGGCCACGAAATCGACAAGAGCCTTCTTGACGAAGTCGCCTACCAAAGCTGTATCACACCTACGGACACCGCAAAACGTCTCATAGACCGGGTTGCAGATAGCTGGGCAAACATGCAGCAGCGCGCTTCAGAAATCGCCATTGCAGCCAAGGACTCCCTTGTGCAGGAAAATCGAAATCTTGCTGCCATGGGAACAAGTCTACAGCAGTTGGTTACAGGAAGAATCCAAAGCGAAAAGACAAAGCTGACCGTTTGCACCAGCAATCTCAAGCGCGACCTGCATTACGTCCTTCGCGATGAAAATGCCCGCCTCGACAGAGACACCGAAGGCCTTAGGCAGGGAACCAGAAAAATTCTAGATCTCGCCAAGTCAACATTTAACTTATACGAAACCAAGGTCAAGGCGGCAGACCCGGCAACAGCACTGGCCCGAGGTTATTCCCTCACCCTTGACGCTAATGGAAAGTTTATCCGTAACGCAAGCCAGCTGAAATCCGGAGACAGGCTCACCACCCGATTCAAGGATGGTGAAGTATCTTCTGTAGTGCAGTAA
- a CDS encoding ABC transporter ATP-binding protein: MKSFDLQVKNVSKSFGEKAVLKGIDVFIKDGQFVTLLGPSGCGKTTLLRIIAGFEKADAGEVILSGEVISNKSPAHRPINTVFQSYALFPHLNVFNNIAFGLKSHKVPKDEIEKRVNAMMEMVNITDLKNEMPATLSGGQKQRVALARALVNEPDILLLDEPLSALDANLRKKLQVELKEVQKKTDTTFIMVTHDQDEAIAVSDRVLVMYKGAIVQDGTPEDVYEHPVNRFVATFMGECNILESERVADKLAKVAFGELVLEKDPQWAVSSEGDNVGKSCGGIAIRMEDIHVCTAGESFENNVFDARILERIFRGDYWELIAELPGVGNAESLKLRVMTDPDEIYNPGDQVKLYMEPQYLQVLDD; encoded by the coding sequence ATGAAATCTTTCGATCTTCAGGTTAAGAATGTTTCCAAGAGCTTCGGCGAAAAGGCCGTGCTCAAGGGAATTGACGTATTCATCAAGGACGGTCAGTTCGTTACCTTGCTTGGTCCTTCCGGCTGCGGAAAGACCACGCTTCTTCGCATTATCGCAGGCTTCGAAAAGGCCGACGCAGGCGAAGTGATTCTCAGTGGCGAAGTCATCTCCAACAAGTCTCCGGCGCACCGTCCCATCAATACGGTGTTCCAGAGTTACGCCCTGTTCCCCCATCTAAACGTTTTCAACAACATCGCCTTCGGTCTCAAGAGCCACAAGGTTCCCAAAGACGAAATCGAGAAGCGTGTAAACGCCATGATGGAAATGGTGAACATCACCGACCTGAAGAACGAAATGCCCGCAACCTTGAGCGGCGGTCAGAAGCAGCGTGTGGCTCTCGCCCGCGCCCTGGTGAACGAGCCCGACATTCTGTTGCTGGACGAACCCCTTTCCGCATTGGATGCAAACCTCCGCAAGAAGCTCCAGGTGGAACTGAAGGAAGTCCAGAAGAAGACGGACACCACCTTCATCATGGTGACCCACGACCAGGACGAAGCCATCGCCGTTAGCGACCGCGTGCTGGTGATGTACAAGGGCGCCATCGTTCAGGACGGCACTCCCGAAGATGTTTACGAACATCCGGTAAACCGCTTTGTGGCAACCTTCATGGGCGAATGCAACATCCTCGAAAGCGAGCGCGTTGCAGACAAACTAGCAAAGGTAGCCTTTGGCGAACTGGTTCTGGAAAAAGACCCTCAATGGGCAGTATCATCCGAAGGCGACAATGTAGGCAAATCCTGCGGCGGCATCGCCATCCGTATGGAAGACATCCACGTTTGCACCGCCGGCGAATCCTTCGAGAACAACGTCTTTGACGCCCGCATTCTGGAACGTATTTTCCGTGGCGACTACTGGGAGCTGATTGCAGAACTTCCCGGCGTAGGCAATGCAGAAAGCCTCAAGCTTCGTGTGATGACCGACCCCGACGAAATTTACAACCCGGGCGACCAGGTCAAGCTTTATATGGAACCGCAGTACCTGCAGGTTCTTGACGATTAA
- a CDS encoding type I restriction enzyme HsdR N-terminal domain-containing protein — protein sequence MLLYDPIRKKDVPATPEEHVRQATIRYLLDQVKVPEHLIAVEFPLGSIDSKTDDRVDIMVHNFRAGATIDRPWLLVECKAPGEYTWPRLQQQLNKYLQILTPSYVMLSLGDAVRYFKLDPATKRFEKIETLPLFQ from the coding sequence ATGCTCCTATACGATCCCATCCGCAAGAAGGATGTTCCTGCAACGCCCGAAGAACACGTGCGCCAGGCGACCATCCGCTACTTGCTGGATCAGGTGAAGGTTCCAGAACATCTGATTGCGGTGGAATTCCCTTTGGGATCCATAGACTCGAAGACAGATGACCGCGTAGACATTATGGTCCATAATTTCAGGGCTGGAGCTACTATCGATAGGCCTTGGCTCCTGGTGGAATGCAAGGCTCCCGGTGAGTACACCTGGCCCCGCCTACAGCAGCAGCTGAACAAGTATTTGCAGATTCTAACGCCAAGCTATGTGATGCTTTCGTTGGGTGACGCTGTACGTTACTTTAAATTGGATCCCGCTACAAAGCGGTTTGAAAAAATCGAAACCCTGCCTCTGTTTCAATAG
- a CDS encoding pyridoxal phosphate-dependent aminotransferase, producing the protein MRKRLLTDGAKELSYEIREIVKKANLLKTLGMPNIHWENIGDPIEKKCQVPEWIKDIVVDLSKTNRSYGYCPSKGMLETREFLVKETNKLGGAQITVDDILFFNGLGDAIATLYSLLSMTTRIIGPSPAYSTHSSAEAAHAHAPAITYSLKPENHWYPDLEELENKVKYNPSIAGILVLNPDNPTGMVYPLEILKKIVDIAKRYNLFIICDEIYNKITYNGAHAYALAEYIGDVPAIAMKGISKEYPWPGARCGWVEYYNRDKDEQFDAFCRALDNAKMVEVCSTTLPQMTIPRVLGDPRFMEHRQALNEKIGRRSAIINEILSDIPELYFNPTYGAFYNTIIFREGVLNNHQTMKIDNPLIKAKVEEWCSKTDNLDYRFVYYLLGAKGICVVPSTSFSTDLKGFRVTLLEEDEKELRSVFTTIHDAIIEYLHS; encoded by the coding sequence ATGAGAAAGCGTTTGCTTACCGATGGCGCCAAGGAACTGTCTTACGAAATCCGTGAGATCGTTAAGAAGGCGAACCTCCTTAAGACGCTGGGCATGCCGAACATCCACTGGGAAAACATCGGCGACCCCATTGAAAAGAAGTGCCAGGTCCCTGAATGGATCAAGGACATCGTCGTGGACCTTTCCAAGACCAACCGTTCCTATGGTTACTGCCCGTCCAAGGGCATGCTGGAAACCCGCGAATTCCTGGTGAAGGAAACCAACAAGCTGGGCGGTGCTCAGATTACTGTTGACGACATTCTGTTCTTCAACGGCCTTGGCGATGCTATCGCAACGCTCTATAGCCTGCTGTCCATGACCACCCGCATTATCGGACCGTCTCCTGCATACAGCACCCACAGCTCTGCAGAAGCTGCCCACGCTCATGCACCCGCCATTACTTACAGCCTCAAGCCCGAAAACCACTGGTATCCGGACCTTGAAGAACTGGAAAATAAGGTGAAGTACAACCCCAGCATCGCAGGCATCCTGGTTCTCAACCCGGATAATCCCACCGGCATGGTGTACCCCCTGGAAATCTTGAAGAAGATCGTTGATATCGCCAAGCGTTACAACCTCTTCATCATCTGCGACGAAATCTACAACAAGATTACCTACAATGGAGCTCACGCCTACGCCCTGGCCGAATACATCGGCGACGTTCCGGCTATTGCCATGAAGGGCATTTCCAAGGAATACCCGTGGCCGGGTGCTCGTTGCGGATGGGTTGAATACTACAACCGCGACAAGGACGAACAGTTCGACGCCTTCTGCCGCGCTTTGGACAACGCCAAGATGGTGGAAGTTTGCTCCACAACGCTTCCCCAGATGACCATTCCTCGCGTACTGGGCGATCCTCGCTTCATGGAACACCGCCAGGCTTTGAACGAAAAGATCGGCCGCCGCTCCGCTATCATCAACGAAATCTTGAGCGACATTCCCGAACTTTACTTCAACCCCACCTACGGTGCATTCTACAACACCATCATCTTCCGTGAAGGTGTTCTGAACAACCACCAGACCATGAAGATTGACAATCCGCTGATCAAGGCCAAGGTTGAAGAATGGTGCTCCAAGACCGACAACCTGGACTACCGCTTCGTGTACTACCTGTTGGGCGCCAAGGGAATCTGCGTGGTGCCGAGCACCAGTTTCAGCACCGACCTCAAGGGCTTCCGCGTGACCCTCCTTGAAGAAGATGAAAAGGAACTGCGCAGCGTGTTCACCACCATCCACGACGCCATCATCGAGTACTTGCATAGCTAG